In the Leptotrichia sp. oral taxon 847 genome, one interval contains:
- the glmM gene encoding phosphoglucosamine mutase, with protein MARKYFGTDGMRGEANKDLTIDLVGNLGLALGYYLKKHRKKAGKPRIILGTDTRISGYMIRSALSAGLNSMGVHIDFVGVLPTPGVCYLTRKLKADAGIMISASHNPVKDNGIKIFSSNGYKLPDKVEEEIEALMEDRKKLLKHQIAGDDLGRFKYVEDDMRIYLDFLASTVKTNFKGLKIVIDAANGAAYRVASKIYQKLGADIIVINNIPNGKNINVNCGSTHPELLQEVVKVYKADLGLAFDGDADRLIAVDHEGNVINGDLVIAIIAGYFKKRGLLNDNKVVTTVLSNMGFEKYLDEQGIGLIRANVGDRYVLEKMKEYGLNVGGEQSGHILMLDYNTTGDGVLSSIQLVAAILESGKTLNELVKDIKLWPQDSKNIMVSKEKKATWETNKELTDFIREKQKEIAGKGRILVRASGTESLIRVMVEAEKQEIVDKYIKELTKKVEEVLG; from the coding sequence ATGGCTAGAAAATATTTTGGAACAGATGGAATGCGTGGAGAAGCCAACAAGGATTTAACTATTGACTTAGTTGGAAATTTGGGACTTGCTCTTGGATATTATTTAAAAAAACATAGAAAAAAAGCGGGAAAACCAAGAATTATCTTGGGAACTGATACAAGAATTTCAGGATATATGATAAGATCAGCACTATCTGCTGGATTAAATTCAATGGGGGTGCACATTGATTTTGTCGGAGTGCTTCCAACACCAGGTGTTTGTTATTTGACAAGAAAATTAAAGGCTGATGCGGGAATCATGATTTCTGCTTCACACAATCCAGTAAAAGATAATGGAATTAAAATTTTTAGCTCAAATGGTTATAAACTTCCCGATAAAGTTGAAGAAGAGATAGAAGCGCTTATGGAAGACAGAAAAAAACTGCTAAAACATCAAATTGCTGGTGATGATTTAGGAAGATTTAAGTATGTTGAAGACGATATGAGAATTTATTTGGACTTTTTGGCGTCAACTGTAAAAACAAATTTTAAAGGCTTAAAAATTGTCATTGATGCGGCAAATGGCGCAGCTTACAGAGTAGCTTCAAAAATTTATCAAAAATTAGGAGCGGACATTATCGTAATAAACAACATCCCAAATGGGAAAAACATAAATGTAAATTGTGGTTCAACTCATCCAGAGCTTTTACAGGAAGTTGTAAAAGTATATAAAGCTGACTTGGGACTTGCGTTTGATGGAGATGCGGACAGACTTATTGCGGTCGATCACGAAGGAAATGTAATCAATGGAGATTTAGTAATAGCTATAATCGCTGGGTACTTCAAAAAACGAGGACTTTTAAATGACAATAAAGTAGTTACAACAGTTCTAAGTAATATGGGATTTGAAAAATATCTGGACGAGCAGGGAATTGGATTAATTAGAGCAAATGTCGGCGATAGATATGTTCTTGAAAAAATGAAAGAATATGGTCTAAATGTCGGTGGAGAGCAATCTGGACACATTTTGATGCTGGATTACAACACGACTGGAGATGGAGTTTTATCTTCAATTCAGCTAGTTGCAGCAATTTTGGAAAGTGGAAAAACATTAAATGAATTAGTAAAAGATATAAAATTATGGCCACAGGATTCTAAAAATATAATGGTTTCTAAAGAGAAAAAAGCAACTTGGGAAACAAATAAAGAATTGACGGATTTTATAAGAGAAAAACAGAAAGAAATTGCTGGAAAAGGTAGAATTTTAGTGAGAGCTTCTGGAACAGAATCGCTTATTAGAGTGATGGTTGAAGCAGAAAAACAAGAAATTGTGGATAAATATATCAAAGAGTTGACAAAAAAAGTTGAAGAAGTTTTGGGATAA
- a CDS encoding ATP synthase I, whose protein sequence is MFENMPCEIKRNYKLSIYITIIAFFIGLIFRIVELYFGFFVGGIISLINVRLLISGINKILYFKNSPKLRGNFELWKRLLVFCVGMFIVGKVSQRYFMGHVLTNLLFTGIGSTNYKITIILNNYLKKKK, encoded by the coding sequence ATGTTTGAAAATATGCCTTGTGAGATAAAAAGAAATTATAAACTTTCAATTTATATTACAATAATTGCATTTTTTATTGGACTTATTTTTAGAATTGTGGAACTTTACTTTGGTTTTTTTGTTGGGGGAATAATTTCACTAATAAATGTTAGACTTCTTATCTCGGGAATAAATAAGATTTTGTACTTTAAAAATAGTCCCAAACTGCGTGGAAATTTTGAACTTTGGAAAAGGCTCTTAGTTTTTTGCGTTGGAATGTTTATTGTTGGAAAAGTCAGCCAAAGATATTTTATGGGGCATGTCTTGACAAACCTTTTATTTACTGGAATTGGATCGACAAATTATAAAATTACGATTATTTTGAATAATTACTTAAAAAAAAAGAAATAA
- the atpF gene encoding F0F1 ATP synthase subunit B yields the protein MNEGAKLVNIDFTMAIQIINFLVLVYFFTRAFSKKIGQILEDRKKIALSEMEIVENEKEKLEEKKKNIEKLKKESKRRANDILIKAERQADERKDQIINLAMNNRERMMMKAEADIEKMRQKAKFELQKEVGEMAVDLAEKIIKENIDKNQDKTIDKFIDGLGD from the coding sequence ATGAATGAAGGAGCAAAATTAGTAAATATTGATTTTACAATGGCTATTCAGATAATAAATTTTTTAGTATTAGTCTATTTTTTCACACGGGCATTTTCAAAAAAGATTGGACAAATTTTGGAAGACAGAAAAAAAATAGCGTTATCAGAAATGGAAATCGTCGAAAATGAAAAAGAAAAATTGGAAGAAAAAAAGAAAAATATCGAAAAATTAAAAAAAGAATCCAAAAGACGTGCTAATGACATTTTGATAAAAGCTGAAAGACAAGCTGATGAAAGAAAAGATCAAATCATAAATTTAGCTATGAATAACCGTGAAAGAATGATGATGAAAGCAGAAGCTGATATTGAAAAAATGCGGCAAAAAGCTAAATTTGAGTTGCAAAAGGAAGTCGGAGAAATGGCTGTGGACCTTGCAGAAAAAATTATTAAAGAAAATATTGATAAAAATCAAGATAAAACGATTGATAAATTTATTGATGGATTAGGAGATTAA
- the atpG gene encoding ATP synthase F1 subunit gamma, whose translation MAANMKEIKERIDSVKNTSQITNAMNIVSSTKFKKFQVLTLKSRSYAQTLDIAFDNLVAGLKGNKFVIFDGKAQVKKVGIIVMTSDRGLCGSFNSNTHRKLEEMKKKFQKENKEVSVITIGKKAKDYCKTRNIDVDSEYTQMIPETMFEKAKKISEDVVQFYLDDYYDEVYLIYSKFVSAVEYNIQTEKLLPIEKKEGLPTKEYMFDPSEDEVLNAFIPQVLNIKLYQALLENSASEHSARMSAMKQANDNASDMIKKLEVQYNRERQGLITQELTEIIGGSSGVQ comes from the coding sequence ATGGCTGCAAATATGAAAGAAATAAAAGAGAGAATTGACAGTGTAAAAAATACAAGTCAAATCACAAATGCGATGAATATTGTTTCTTCTACAAAATTTAAAAAATTTCAAGTATTGACGCTAAAATCTCGTAGTTATGCGCAGACACTGGATATAGCGTTTGATAATTTAGTTGCGGGATTAAAAGGTAATAAATTTGTAATATTCGACGGAAAAGCTCAGGTAAAAAAAGTTGGAATTATTGTTATGACTTCAGATAGAGGACTTTGTGGAAGTTTTAATTCGAATACGCATAGAAAGCTTGAGGAAATGAAAAAGAAATTTCAAAAAGAAAATAAAGAAGTTTCCGTGATTACAATTGGAAAAAAAGCGAAAGATTATTGCAAAACGAGAAATATAGATGTCGACAGTGAATACACACAAATGATACCTGAAACTATGTTTGAAAAAGCAAAAAAAATAAGTGAAGATGTTGTACAGTTTTATTTGGATGACTACTATGACGAGGTTTATTTGATTTACTCAAAATTTGTGTCAGCGGTCGAATATAATATTCAGACAGAAAAGTTACTTCCAATTGAAAAAAAGGAAGGGCTTCCAACAAAAGAGTATATGTTTGACCCGTCGGAAGATGAAGTGCTAAATGCGTTTATTCCACAAGTTTTAAACATAAAATTGTATCAGGCCCTTTTGGAAAATTCTGCAAGTGAACATTCAGCCAGAATGTCAGCAATGAAGCAAGCCAATGACAATGCCTCAGATATGATAAAAAAATTGGAAGTGCAGTACAACAGAGAACGTCAAGGACTTATAACACAGGAATTAACCGAAATAATCGGAGGTTCATCAGGAGTACAATAA
- the atpB gene encoding F0F1 ATP synthase subunit A: MKNKVFKFIGLLFLMMVIVNVILAIISTVLPINFVSPSSVVEPPHYFKFVVGNFKFSLSQTVLNTWVLMLVIMFIVNLGTKNASVKNPSRMQIIMEEYYNFIENTFLTTFGKYKKKYVPFFAALFAFIMFSNLCGFLFPFVVMFLKGQSGMEIKPFFRTPTADPNTTIGLSLVVIVLFLTVSIRKGGFKAYIKSLFEPMWFMFPLNIVDIFSKVLNTSMRLFGNMLAGLVIVGLLYSLVGHQLFQTVTNNLLKGNFSFAVGWTMILQLYLDLFIGIVQAFVFTVLSSVYIGEGLGEEGEDE; this comes from the coding sequence ATGAAAAATAAAGTTTTTAAATTTATTGGACTCTTATTTCTTATGATGGTGATCGTAAATGTTATTTTGGCAATTATAAGTACAGTTTTGCCGATTAATTTTGTATCACCGAGTTCAGTTGTAGAACCACCACATTATTTTAAATTTGTCGTCGGGAATTTTAAGTTTTCACTGAGTCAAACGGTGTTAAATACTTGGGTTTTAATGCTTGTAATAATGTTTATTGTAAATTTGGGGACAAAAAATGCTAGTGTAAAAAATCCAAGCAGAATGCAAATTATAATGGAAGAATATTATAATTTTATTGAAAATACGTTTCTTACAACTTTTGGAAAATATAAAAAGAAATATGTCCCGTTTTTTGCGGCGCTGTTTGCTTTTATAATGTTTTCAAATTTATGCGGTTTTTTATTTCCGTTTGTAGTAATGTTCTTAAAGGGACAGAGTGGAATGGAGATAAAACCATTTTTTAGAACGCCAACGGCCGATCCGAATACGACAATTGGATTGTCACTTGTAGTAATTGTCCTTTTTTTAACAGTCTCTATAAGAAAAGGCGGATTTAAAGCGTATATAAAATCATTATTTGAGCCAATGTGGTTTATGTTTCCACTAAATATAGTCGACATTTTTTCAAAAGTTTTGAATACATCAATGCGTCTATTTGGAAATATGCTTGCAGGATTGGTAATTGTGGGACTTTTATACAGTCTTGTAGGACATCAGTTGTTCCAGACTGTAACGAATAATTTGTTGAAAGGAAACTTTTCGTTCGCGGTAGGTTGGACGATGATTCTACAACTATATTTGGATTTATTTATAGGAATTGTTCAAGCGTTTGTCTTTACAGTGTTGTCATCCGTTTATATTGGCGAAGGATTGGGCGAAGAAGGAGAAGACGAATAG
- a CDS encoding DUF7336 domain-containing protein — MEVWILSHGYEYGDVYDKYKWEEETRFLGAYCTKKEAMKALLRYKKIGGFCSHLDGFYIGKYTLDKYSQWEGGYTTYYKKNEEKHIKSNNRKLYLLSHFYYIVGFQEKEKHRILGVYLSKLEAKRKIKKYQKIKGFSSHISNFYIEEFILDEYKE; from the coding sequence ATGGAAGTCTGGATTTTGTCGCATGGCTATGAATATGGAGATGTTTATGATAAATATAAATGGGAGGAGGAAACTAGATTTTTAGGTGCATATTGTACGAAAAAAGAAGCGATGAAAGCATTGCTGAGATATAAGAAAATAGGGGGATTTTGTTCTCATTTGGACGGATTTTATATAGGAAAATATACGCTTGATAAGTATTCACAGTGGGAGGGTGGTTATACGACTTATTACAAGAAAAATGAAGAAAAACATATTAAATCAAATAATCGAAAATTGTATTTGCTTTCACATTTTTATTATATAGTTGGTTTTCAAGAAAAAGAAAAACATAGAATTTTAGGTGTTTATCTGTCAAAGTTGGAAGCTAAAAGAAAAATAAAGAAATATCAGAAAATAAAAGGATTCTCTTCACATATTTCTAATTTTTATATTGAGGAATTTATTTTGGATGAATATAAAGAATGA
- a CDS encoding class I SAM-dependent DNA methyltransferase produces MEHKEFAGIYDVFMKYVDYDSWYRFLRSFIKEKGTLLDLGCGTGEFLVRFLKDGFSVVGVDLSEKMLEVARKKIIDKKLKNCDYKLIRENIVNFENTLENGKICEVDNIVCNFDTVNYLKNEKEFKKLLEKCSKNLKRDGFLIFDAVTEDIFSEIFENDIFLDEEPEYTSIWRHEKLSQRKHLVEIDLFVRENLNDNLFRKYNDIQYKFIYDLEWIVKTAKNYGFEVFDTASNPEFGESRIFFVFKKI; encoded by the coding sequence ATGGAGCATAAAGAATTCGCAGGAATTTATGATGTATTTATGAAATATGTGGATTATGATAGCTGGTATAGGTTTCTTAGGAGTTTTATTAAGGAAAAGGGAACTTTATTAGATTTGGGATGTGGAACTGGTGAGTTTTTGGTTCGTTTCTTGAAAGACGGATTCTCTGTGGTTGGAGTTGATTTGTCGGAGAAAATGCTGGAAGTTGCGAGGAAAAAAATAATTGATAAAAAACTTAAGAACTGTGATTATAAACTTATAAGAGAAAATATTGTAAATTTTGAGAATACTCTTGAAAATGGGAAAATTTGCGAAGTTGACAATATTGTTTGTAATTTTGACACGGTAAATTATTTGAAGAATGAAAAGGAATTTAAGAAGCTTTTGGAAAAATGTTCTAAAAATTTGAAAAGAGATGGATTTTTGATTTTTGACGCTGTTACAGAAGATATTTTTTCTGAAATTTTTGAAAATGATATATTTTTGGATGAAGAGCCTGAATATACAAGTATTTGGCGCCATGAAAAACTTTCACAAAGAAAACATCTTGTGGAAATAGATTTATTTGTCAGAGAAAATCTAAATGATAATTTATTTAGAAAATATAACGATATTCAGTACAAATTTATTTATGATTTAGAATGGATAGTTAAAACTGCTAAAAATTATGGATTTGAAGTATTTGACACGGCAAGTAATCCTGAATTTGGAGAGAGTAGAATATTTTTTGTATTTAAAAAAATATAA
- the atpA gene encoding F0F1 ATP synthase subunit alpha produces the protein MKIKPEEVSKIIRSEIENYKNKIDISNTGTVLEVGDGIARIYGLSDAMSGELLEFENGATGMALNLEESNIGAVIFGETVGIKEGSLVKGTGKVAQVPAGEELLGRVVDALGNAIDGKGEIKASKYMPIERQASGIIARKPVSEPLQTGIKAIDGMFPIGKGQRELIIGDRQTGKTAIAIDAIINQKENDTICIYVAIGQKRSTVAQIYRKLEETGALDYTIIVAATASESAPLQYLAPYAGVAMGEYFMDNGKSVLIIYDDLSKHAVAYREMSLLLKRPPGREAFPGDVFYLHSRLLERAAKLSDKLGGGSITALPIIETKAGDISAYIPTNVISITDGQIFLETDLFNSGFRPAINAGVSVSRVGGSAQIKAMKQVASKVKLELAQYNELLAFTQFGSDLDKATRDQLNRGSKIMEVLKQGQYSPYKVEEQVISFYCVTNGFFDDVPTEKVRQFERELIDALSSKTIILKQILEKKQIDDEIKNSLNDFIQDFKEEYVW, from the coding sequence TTGAAAATTAAACCAGAAGAGGTAAGTAAAATAATTCGTAGCGAAATAGAAAATTACAAAAATAAAATTGATATCTCCAACACTGGAACAGTTCTGGAAGTTGGAGATGGAATTGCTAGAATTTATGGATTAAGTGATGCTATGTCTGGGGAACTGCTAGAATTTGAAAATGGCGCAACCGGAATGGCTTTAAATTTGGAAGAAAGTAACATCGGAGCAGTTATTTTTGGAGAAACAGTTGGGATTAAAGAAGGAAGCTTGGTAAAAGGAACAGGAAAAGTTGCACAAGTGCCAGCTGGAGAAGAATTACTTGGAAGAGTTGTAGATGCATTGGGAAATGCTATTGACGGAAAAGGTGAAATAAAAGCTAGTAAATATATGCCAATAGAAAGACAGGCTTCTGGAATAATAGCGAGAAAACCTGTAAGTGAACCGCTACAAACTGGGATAAAAGCAATTGACGGAATGTTTCCAATTGGAAAGGGACAAAGGGAACTTATAATTGGAGATAGACAAACTGGAAAAACTGCAATAGCAATTGACGCAATAATAAATCAAAAAGAAAATGACACAATTTGTATTTATGTTGCAATTGGACAAAAAAGATCGACAGTTGCACAAATTTATAGAAAATTAGAGGAAACAGGAGCTCTTGATTACACTATAATTGTGGCGGCAACAGCGTCAGAATCTGCACCGCTTCAATATTTGGCACCATATGCGGGAGTGGCAATGGGAGAATATTTTATGGATAATGGAAAAAGTGTTTTGATAATTTATGACGACTTGTCTAAACACGCTGTCGCTTATCGTGAAATGTCCTTACTGCTTAAAAGACCACCAGGAAGAGAAGCTTTCCCTGGAGATGTATTCTATTTGCACTCAAGACTTCTTGAAAGAGCTGCAAAATTAAGTGATAAATTGGGTGGTGGCTCAATTACGGCGCTACCGATTATTGAAACAAAAGCTGGAGATATTTCGGCGTATATTCCAACAAATGTAATTTCGATTACAGATGGACAGATTTTCTTGGAAACTGATTTATTTAATTCAGGATTTAGACCAGCAATAAATGCGGGAGTTTCTGTATCAAGGGTCGGTGGATCAGCACAAATAAAAGCGATGAAACAAGTTGCTTCAAAAGTAAAATTGGAACTTGCACAATATAATGAGTTACTTGCGTTTACACAATTTGGTTCAGATTTGGACAAAGCGACAAGAGACCAGTTGAATCGTGGTTCTAAAATTATGGAAGTGCTAAAACAAGGGCAGTATAGTCCATATAAAGTGGAAGAACAGGTAATTTCATTTTACTGTGTAACAAATGGATTTTTTGACGATGTTCCAACGGAAAAAGTTCGACAGTTTGAAAGAGAATTAATTGATGCACTTTCAAGCAAAACGATTATTTTGAAACAGATTTTGGAGAAAAAACAGATTGATGATGAAATTAAAAATTCTTTAAATGACTTTATTCAAGACTTTAAAGAAGAGTATGTCTGGTAA
- the atpE gene encoding ATP synthase F0 subunit C, which produces MAATAEIINAAALLGAGIAAIGGVGAGLGQGIATGYAVEAISRQPEAKQDIMQTLITGLAITESSAIYALVIAFLLIFLKG; this is translated from the coding sequence ATGGCAGCAACAGCAGAAATCATTAATGCAGCAGCATTGTTAGGAGCAGGGATAGCAGCAATAGGAGGAGTTGGAGCAGGACTTGGACAAGGGATTGCAACAGGATATGCAGTAGAAGCTATTTCAAGACAACCTGAAGCAAAACAGGACATTATGCAAACGTTGATTACAGGATTGGCAATTACTGAATCATCAGCAATTTATGCGTTAGTAATTGCGTTCTTATTGATTTTCTTAAAAGGATAG
- a CDS encoding DUF7336 domain-containing protein produces MKINEIKKVYMLYHRTKQGDEILIGFFSTKEKAKEIMEKRKLDKGFKDFPEGFKIRTMIVGKDYYTKGFISKCLK; encoded by the coding sequence ATGAAAATTAATGAAATAAAAAAAGTATATATGTTATATCATAGGACAAAACAGGGAGATGAAATACTAATTGGATTTTTTTCAACAAAAGAAAAAGCGAAAGAAATTATGGAAAAAAGGAAATTGGATAAAGGTTTTAAGGATTTTCCAGAAGGATTTAAAATTAGAACGATGATTGTCGGAAAAGATTACTATACAAAAGGTTTTATATCGAAATGTTTGAAATAA
- the atpH gene encoding ATP synthase F1 subunit delta has translation MEDEIARTYAAAIYDVAKSSNKIDEVREVLNILIEKYSEEEQFRRILEDPMIKFSEKEKFLQKSFSFASAESIKVVKYIVKKNRISSVAEIKAKFLEIYYKENDKLPVKAIFAKELSNEQRKNLTEKLEKKYNKKIVLNLIVDKSIIGGGIIKVKDEIIDGSIKNQINDMKKIF, from the coding sequence ATGGAAGACGAAATCGCAAGAACATATGCAGCGGCCATTTATGATGTAGCAAAATCTTCTAATAAAATTGATGAAGTTCGAGAAGTACTTAATATTTTGATTGAAAAATATTCGGAAGAAGAACAGTTTAGAAGAATTTTAGAAGATCCGATGATTAAGTTTTCTGAAAAAGAAAAATTTTTACAAAAGTCTTTTAGTTTTGCTAGTGCAGAATCAATTAAAGTAGTAAAATATATTGTTAAAAAGAATAGAATATCTTCGGTAGCGGAAATAAAAGCCAAGTTTTTAGAAATTTATTATAAAGAAAATGATAAACTTCCAGTAAAGGCTATATTTGCAAAAGAGTTATCGAATGAACAAAGAAAGAACTTGACAGAAAAATTAGAAAAAAAATACAATAAAAAAATTGTATTAAATCTGATTGTGGACAAAAGTATAATTGGTGGAGGAATCATCAAAGTAAAAGATGAAATAATTGACGGTTCAATAAAAAATCAAATAAATGATATGAAAAAAATTTTTTAG
- the atpD gene encoding F0F1 ATP synthase subunit beta, whose protein sequence is MNKGKLVQVIGPVIDVRFENELPDIYNALEVQTKSGKLVAEVHSHNGNNVVRAVAMSGTDGLKRGLEVIDTGKPIQVPVGRPTLGRIFNVLGETVDDGDPLDSDNVVKESIHKEAPSFEEQGTDTEILETGIKVVDLLAPYLKGGKIGLFGGAGVGKTVLIQELINNIAKGHGGLSVFAGVGERTREGRDLYNEMTESGVIDKTALVYGQMNEPPGARLRVGLTALTMAEYFRDKEGQNVLLFIDNIFRFTQAGAEVSALLGRMPSAVGYQPNLATEMGALQERITSTNAGSITSVQAVYVPADDLTDPAPATTFAHLDATTVLSRQIASLGIYPAVDPLDSTSRILEPEIVGNEHYKVARDTQKVLQRYKELQDIIAILGMDELDEEDKLTVNRARKIQRFFSQPFSVAEQFTGMKGKYVPLRETIRGFKEILDGLHDDLPEQAFLYVGTIDEAVAKARELMAE, encoded by the coding sequence ATGAATAAAGGTAAATTAGTTCAAGTAATTGGACCAGTTATAGATGTAAGATTTGAAAATGAATTGCCAGATATTTATAACGCTTTGGAAGTCCAAACAAAGAGTGGAAAATTAGTTGCAGAAGTACATTCACACAACGGAAACAATGTAGTGAGAGCAGTGGCAATGTCTGGAACTGACGGATTAAAACGTGGACTAGAAGTAATTGATACAGGAAAGCCTATTCAAGTTCCAGTTGGTAGACCCACTTTGGGAAGAATATTCAATGTACTTGGGGAAACAGTTGACGATGGCGACCCACTTGATAGTGACAACGTTGTAAAAGAGTCAATTCACAAAGAAGCACCGTCGTTTGAAGAACAAGGAACAGATACAGAAATTTTAGAAACTGGAATAAAAGTAGTAGATTTATTGGCACCTTATTTAAAAGGTGGAAAAATTGGACTTTTTGGAGGAGCAGGAGTAGGAAAAACTGTATTAATTCAAGAATTAATTAACAATATTGCAAAAGGACACGGAGGACTTTCTGTCTTTGCGGGAGTTGGAGAACGTACGAGAGAAGGAAGAGATTTATATAATGAAATGACTGAAAGTGGCGTTATTGACAAAACTGCCTTAGTGTATGGACAAATGAATGAACCACCTGGTGCAAGACTTAGAGTAGGTTTGACAGCGCTTACAATGGCTGAATATTTTAGAGATAAAGAAGGACAAAATGTACTTTTATTCATCGACAATATTTTCAGATTTACTCAAGCAGGAGCAGAAGTTTCGGCACTACTCGGAAGAATGCCATCAGCGGTAGGTTATCAGCCAAATTTAGCAACTGAAATGGGGGCACTGCAAGAAAGAATCACTTCGACAAATGCAGGTTCAATTACATCAGTTCAAGCTGTATACGTGCCAGCGGATGATTTAACAGACCCTGCACCAGCAACAACGTTTGCACATTTGGATGCAACAACAGTACTTTCAAGACAAATTGCCTCTCTTGGAATTTATCCAGCAGTTGACCCACTTGATTCCACATCAAGAATTTTGGAACCTGAAATTGTTGGAAATGAACATTATAAAGTTGCAAGAGATACTCAGAAAGTGTTGCAAAGATATAAAGAATTGCAAGATATAATCGCTATTTTGGGTATGGATGAACTGGATGAAGAAGATAAATTAACTGTAAACCGTGCAAGAAAAATTCAAAGATTTTTCTCACAACCATTTTCTGTTGCAGAACAGTTTACTGGAATGAAAGGGAAATATGTACCTTTAAGAGAAACAATTCGTGGATTTAAAGAAATTTTGGACGGGCTTCACGATGATTTGCCAGAACAGGCATTCTTATATGTAGGAACTATTGATGAAGCGGTTGCAAAAGCAAGAGAATTGATGGCAGAATAA
- the atpC gene encoding ATP synthase F1 subunit epsilon, translating into MAQEFILKAVTPEGLVFEKPVTFVKVRTENGDIGILAKHINFISPIGAGEMLVRENGKEEVTYYLEGGFLEVRQDKVVILGETLIESTKAEAVKRARNAAIEIAKKHKIQEERDILGTKKRIQSNLTRK; encoded by the coding sequence ATGGCACAAGAATTTATTTTAAAAGCAGTAACTCCAGAAGGTCTTGTATTTGAAAAACCTGTTACTTTTGTAAAAGTTAGAACAGAAAATGGAGATATCGGAATTCTTGCCAAACATATAAATTTTATTTCTCCAATTGGTGCTGGAGAAATGTTAGTCAGAGAAAATGGAAAAGAAGAAGTTACATATTATTTGGAAGGCGGATTTTTAGAAGTGAGACAAGATAAAGTTGTAATTTTGGGAGAAACTTTAATTGAGTCGACAAAAGCTGAGGCTGTTAAAAGAGCAAGAAACGCTGCAATTGAAATTGCAAAAAAACATAAAATTCAAGAAGAACGGGATATTTTAGGAACTAAAAAACGAATTCAAAGTAATTTGACAAGAAAATAA
- a CDS encoding AtpZ/AtpI family protein: protein MLENKKSTDTDKNMNGKNIEKENIDEEEKRKKRIYEIEKKLGRHNENEKKNRKRNNKIIKYFALATNMVYILSVPVLLMLGFYMLLKKFLFKTDQPIVLVILLVIGAVSGYWSLIKQINNIK from the coding sequence ATGTTAGAAAATAAAAAAAGTACAGATACAGATAAAAATATGAATGGAAAAAATATAGAGAAAGAAAATATTGACGAAGAAGAAAAAAGAAAAAAAAGAATTTATGAAATTGAAAAAAAACTTGGACGTCACAATGAAAATGAGAAAAAAAATCGAAAAAGAAATAATAAAATTATAAAATATTTTGCACTAGCTACAAATATGGTTTATATTTTATCAGTGCCTGTACTTCTTATGCTAGGGTTTTATATGCTTTTAAAAAAGTTTTTATTTAAAACTGATCAGCCGATAGTATTAGTTATATTGCTTGTGATAGGCGCAGTTTCTGGATATTGGTCTTTGATTAAACAAATTAATAATATAAAGTGA